The following are from one region of the Advenella mimigardefordensis DPN7 genome:
- a CDS encoding GlxA family transcriptional regulator — MSRNRIIMYPPSKDTAPIRFGFLLLPHFTLTAFSGLLDILRLAGDEGDYSQPVRCTWHVIDETLAPVSSSSAIQVVPSEKLGDPSRFDYLVVVGGLLHTGLPLSAAQKRFIQQAADSNVNLVGVCTGVFALMQAGVMQDHRICVSWFHYWDFIEQFPHADPNLIVADRLYVCDRRRITCSGGRASIDVAADILKRHMDDAIVQKALRILQVDHSHSHTAPQPLPPGIAPDTPPVVRRAMLLMEQHMGQALTLDMLAGKLNISVRQLERLFKQSSGMSPQAYSRGVRLRMAAWMLTHSTKTIAAIASACGFADASHMGREFRGTFDMSPGQWRSRAQLPAALLATQTSDPIDYVSEVFPGRQDFH; from the coding sequence ATGTCACGGAACCGCATCATTATGTACCCGCCATCGAAGGACACCGCCCCCATTCGCTTCGGCTTTCTGCTACTGCCGCATTTTACGCTGACCGCGTTCTCCGGTCTGCTGGATATACTGCGTCTGGCCGGAGACGAAGGCGACTACAGCCAGCCCGTTCGCTGTACCTGGCATGTGATTGACGAGACATTGGCACCGGTAAGTTCATCCAGCGCCATCCAGGTCGTGCCCTCGGAAAAACTGGGCGATCCGTCGCGTTTTGATTACCTGGTGGTAGTGGGTGGATTGCTGCATACCGGCCTTCCCCTCAGCGCTGCGCAGAAACGGTTTATACAGCAGGCGGCAGACAGCAATGTCAATCTGGTTGGGGTGTGTACCGGCGTCTTCGCACTTATGCAAGCCGGTGTCATGCAGGATCACCGCATCTGCGTCAGCTGGTTCCATTACTGGGATTTCATCGAACAATTCCCGCATGCCGATCCGAACCTGATTGTGGCAGACCGGCTTTATGTGTGTGATCGGCGCCGCATTACCTGCTCGGGCGGACGTGCCTCCATCGATGTGGCCGCGGACATTCTAAAGCGGCATATGGACGATGCGATCGTACAAAAAGCCCTGCGAATCCTGCAGGTAGATCATTCCCATTCCCATACTGCGCCGCAGCCACTGCCACCCGGCATCGCTCCGGACACCCCGCCCGTGGTACGCCGAGCCATGCTGTTAATGGAACAGCATATGGGCCAGGCACTCACGCTGGACATGCTCGCAGGCAAACTGAATATTTCCGTGCGACAGCTGGAACGCCTTTTCAAGCAATCATCGGGGATGAGCCCACAGGCCTATTCCAGAGGCGTGCGCCTGCGTATGGCCGCCTGGATGCTGACGCATTCCACCAAAACCATTGCTGCTATCGCCAGTGCTTGCGGTTTTGCCGATGCATCCCATATGGGCAGGGAGTTTCGCGGCACCTTTGACATGTCCCCTGGCCAGTGGCGCAGCCGGGCACAACTACCGGCAGCATTACTGGCGACGCAAACTTCGGATCCGATTGACTATGTCAGCGAAGTATTCCCTGGTCGCCAGGATTTTCACTAA
- a CDS encoding sarcosine oxidase subunit beta family protein yields MRNRYSIFSLIRNGLSHNEKWGQAWHSPEPKNEYDVVIVGAGGHGLATAYYLAKVHGIHNIAVVEKGWLGGGNTARNTTIVRSNYLWDESARLYEKAMKLWEGLSRELNYNVMFSQRGVMNLAHTLQEVRDTQRRINANLYNGVDGQWLDREQVRQLEPLINLDSRYPVLGASFQPRGGVARHDAVAWGFARAADQLGVDIIQNCPVTNIHKKDGVVLGVETGKGFIKARKVAVVAAGHSSVLADMAGIRLPLESHPLQALVSEPVKPAINTVIMSNAVHAYISQSDKGDLVIGAGIDQYTGYGQRGSFQSIEQTLQAIVEMFPSLSRVRMNRQWGGIVDISPDACPIISKTPIKGLYFNCGWGTGGFKATPGSGWVFAHTIANDEPHPLNAPFSIDRFYTGHLIDEHGAAAVAH; encoded by the coding sequence ATGCGTAACCGCTATTCAATTTTCAGCCTGATCCGCAATGGGCTAAGCCATAACGAAAAATGGGGACAAGCCTGGCACAGCCCGGAACCCAAAAACGAATATGACGTGGTGATTGTTGGCGCGGGTGGTCATGGCCTGGCCACCGCCTATTATCTGGCCAAAGTCCATGGCATTCATAATATTGCAGTTGTGGAAAAAGGCTGGCTGGGTGGCGGCAACACCGCCCGCAACACCACCATTGTGCGGTCCAACTACCTGTGGGACGAATCGGCCCGGCTCTATGAAAAAGCGATGAAGCTGTGGGAAGGCCTGTCCCGTGAACTGAACTACAACGTTATGTTCAGCCAGCGTGGGGTGATGAATCTGGCGCATACCCTGCAGGAAGTACGGGACACCCAGCGACGTATCAATGCCAATCTGTACAACGGCGTTGATGGTCAATGGCTGGACCGTGAGCAGGTCCGGCAACTGGAACCGCTGATCAATCTGGACAGTCGCTACCCGGTGCTCGGCGCTTCGTTCCAGCCTCGTGGCGGTGTGGCGCGACACGATGCCGTCGCCTGGGGTTTTGCCCGCGCGGCCGATCAACTGGGCGTGGATATTATTCAAAACTGTCCAGTGACCAACATACACAAAAAGGATGGTGTCGTCCTGGGAGTCGAAACCGGCAAGGGCTTTATCAAGGCCCGCAAAGTAGCAGTGGTCGCGGCTGGCCATTCAAGCGTGCTTGCCGACATGGCCGGCATTCGCCTGCCTCTGGAAAGCCATCCATTGCAGGCGCTTGTGTCCGAACCGGTCAAGCCCGCCATCAACACCGTGATCATGTCTAACGCAGTCCATGCCTATATCAGCCAGTCCGATAAAGGCGATCTGGTCATTGGCGCCGGCATAGATCAGTACACAGGCTATGGCCAGCGCGGCAGCTTTCAGAGTATTGAACAGACCTTGCAGGCCATTGTGGAGATGTTCCCCAGCCTGAGTCGTGTCCGCATGAACCGGCAATGGGGTGGGATCGTCGATATCAGTCCCGATGCCTGCCCCATCATCTCTAAAACGCCGATTAAAGGACTCTATTTCAATTGTGGCTGGGGTACCGGCGGTTTCAAGGCCACCCCGGGTTCGGGCTGGGTCTTTGCCCACACTATTGCCAACGACGAGCCGCACCCGCTGAATGCGCCTTTCTCCATTGACCGCTTCTATACCGGCCATCTGATTGACGAACACGGCGCCGCTGCCGTTGCACACTAG